One genomic window of Desulfatibacillum aliphaticivorans DSM 15576 includes the following:
- a CDS encoding zeta toxin family protein: protein MVAAKQLWILTGGNGAGKSTFYHHYLAKRGLPFINADLIAKTIDPDAPEKLSYEAATIAGDIRADLIAQGVSFCFETVFSHPSKIDFIATAKARGYMVILVYIHLFDPSLNEARVHQRVLEGGHDVPADKIRTRIPRTLENVKTALPLVDEAWILDNSSASNRFLPIFIMKSGRCEIKTDSLTGWASYLLS, encoded by the coding sequence ATGGTTGCCGCAAAGCAGCTATGGATTTTGACAGGCGGAAACGGCGCGGGCAAATCCACCTTTTATCATCACTACTTGGCCAAGCGCGGCCTGCCTTTTATCAACGCAGACCTGATAGCCAAAACAATCGACCCGGACGCCCCGGAAAAGTTGAGCTACGAGGCGGCGACGATTGCAGGCGATATCCGGGCGGACCTGATCGCCCAAGGCGTTTCCTTTTGCTTTGAAACCGTCTTCTCCCACCCATCCAAAATAGACTTCATCGCCACGGCCAAAGCCAGGGGGTACATGGTCATCCTGGTATACATCCATTTGTTCGACCCCAGCCTGAACGAGGCCCGCGTGCATCAGCGCGTCCTGGAAGGCGGGCATGATGTGCCTGCGGACAAAATCCGCACCCGCATCCCCAGAACCTTGGAGAACGTAAAAACAGCTCTGCCCTTGGTGGACGAAGCCTGGATTTTGGACAATTCCTCAGCAAGCAACCGATTCCTTCCCATATTCATTATGAAATCCGGCCGCTGTGAAATCAAAACCGACTCCCTGACCGGCTGGGCGTCATATTTGCTTTCTTGA
- a CDS encoding 2-hydroxyacyl-CoA dehydratase subunit D produces the protein MDIFDEIRFIARKTQNPYLKEARSAGQKIMGYLCSYVPEEILHAAGFIPYRLRTVESLGTEKGDLYYSALNCSFVRHCFDKAVRGDFDFLDGVIFFNGCDHSRRMYDNWRDLYRERQAGPGFLHMLIAPHKISQTALNRYTDELSKLVRALEESFGLKITDQKLHNSICLYNEKRSLLAQLFAMRKGEKVPLTGAESIRLVLALSAVPVEKAVSLLEKMIDACQDRNVAKPGDLRLFMAGGCMEEADHMQLIEDQGAVVVADNLCLGARSVHTPIEEDLPPVPAIARRYLTHLSCPRMVNDFYSRSHYFEETIRDFSVDAVITDKLMFCDLWGGEAFLLKSEARRLGIPILTLEREMHGGGAGQVQTRVQAFFEKIANLTQDDA, from the coding sequence ATGGATATTTTTGACGAAATTCGATTCATAGCCAGGAAAACGCAAAACCCGTATCTTAAGGAGGCCCGCTCAGCCGGGCAGAAGATCATGGGATATTTGTGCTCCTACGTGCCTGAGGAAATCCTCCATGCCGCGGGCTTTATCCCTTATCGCCTGAGAACCGTGGAAAGCCTTGGCACGGAAAAGGGGGATCTTTACTATTCTGCCTTGAATTGCTCGTTCGTGCGCCATTGCTTTGACAAAGCCGTGCGCGGAGACTTCGACTTTCTGGACGGAGTGATTTTCTTCAATGGATGCGACCATTCCCGGCGCATGTACGACAATTGGCGCGATCTTTACAGGGAGCGCCAGGCGGGCCCGGGCTTTTTGCACATGCTCATCGCGCCCCATAAAATCTCCCAAACCGCCCTCAACCGGTACACGGACGAACTGTCCAAGCTGGTCCGCGCCCTGGAAGAGTCGTTCGGCCTGAAAATTACCGATCAAAAGCTGCATAACTCCATCTGCCTGTATAACGAAAAGCGCAGCCTCCTGGCCCAGCTTTTCGCCATGCGCAAAGGGGAAAAAGTCCCTCTCACCGGAGCCGAAAGCATCCGCCTGGTCTTGGCGCTGAGCGCCGTGCCCGTGGAAAAAGCCGTCAGCCTTTTGGAAAAAATGATAGACGCCTGCCAGGACAGGAACGTCGCCAAGCCAGGCGATCTGCGCCTGTTCATGGCCGGAGGATGCATGGAGGAGGCGGACCACATGCAGTTGATCGAGGATCAGGGCGCGGTCGTCGTGGCCGACAACCTGTGCCTGGGCGCCAGGTCCGTGCACACGCCCATCGAGGAGGACCTGCCTCCCGTTCCGGCCATCGCCCGGAGATACCTCACGCATCTTTCCTGCCCGCGCATGGTCAACGACTTTTATTCCCGCAGCCACTATTTTGAGGAAACCATCCGGGATTTTTCCGTGGATGCGGTCATCACGGACAAGCTCATGTTTTGCGATCTCTGGGGCGGGGAAGCCTTTTTGCTCAAGTCCGAAGCCAGACGCCTGGGCATTCCCATCCTGACCCTGGAGCGGGAAATGCACGGCGGCGGCGCCGGCCAGGTTCAAACCCGGGTCCAGGCCTTTTTTGAAAAGATCGCCAATCTCACCCAGGACGACGCCTGA
- a CDS encoding acyl-CoA dehydratase activase produces MITAGIDIGTRFAKICIVNEGKIVGFAESGVDRKISLLIRDLFSQALKDAGISKRDVAKTGLTGYGAGLVKIRGRIFSEPRCIAASVKEEAGQTRTVTDVGGIFIHAAVVENGGRIKNFASNEKCAAGGGKFLEMACQALGKDITDLSPCAAKAKAPYSITSNCAVFAESEIVSQVNAGAHPNDILAGAVNLIASRAATLIERVGPGGDVVLTGGVARIPAFQKALEARMERRTLLPDFTPQLAAAYGAALLASE; encoded by the coding sequence ATGATCACGGCGGGAATTGATATAGGAACCCGGTTTGCAAAAATTTGCATCGTGAACGAAGGAAAAATCGTTGGCTTTGCGGAAAGCGGCGTAGACCGGAAGATAAGCCTTTTGATACGCGACTTGTTTTCCCAGGCCTTGAAGGATGCCGGAATCTCCAAGCGGGATGTTGCCAAAACCGGCCTGACCGGCTATGGAGCAGGATTAGTGAAGATCCGCGGCAGGATTTTTTCCGAACCCCGTTGCATCGCCGCCTCCGTCAAGGAAGAAGCCGGGCAAACCCGAACCGTGACGGACGTGGGCGGGATATTCATCCATGCCGCGGTTGTGGAAAACGGGGGGCGCATTAAAAATTTCGCTTCCAACGAAAAATGCGCGGCCGGCGGAGGCAAGTTTTTGGAAATGGCGTGCCAGGCCCTGGGAAAGGACATCACGGACTTGTCCCCCTGCGCGGCAAAGGCGAAAGCGCCCTATTCCATTACCAGTAATTGCGCGGTGTTTGCGGAAAGCGAAATAGTCAGTCAGGTCAATGCGGGCGCCCATCCCAACGATATTCTGGCGGGGGCGGTGAATCTCATCGCCTCGCGGGCGGCGACGCTCATAGAAAGAGTCGGCCCCGGCGGCGACGTCGTCCTGACCGGAGGCGTGGCGCGCATTCCGGCTTTTCAAAAAGCCCTGGAAGCGCGTATGGAAAGGCGAACGCTTTTACCGGATTTCACCCCTCAACTGGCCGCTGCTTATGGGGCCGCATTGCTGGCTTCGGAGTGA
- a CDS encoding acyl-CoA dehydratase activase, whose protein sequence is MFYAGCDVGSLTAEAVIMEDGRLRSWAILPVGARTEESAYSVMQQALKEAGLTMDGLALICATGYGRKNIPFAQFNLSEISCHGMGAHWCDPSIRAVIDVGGQDCKAICLDRQGRAVDFVMNDKCAAGTGRSLEILARAINLGLEDLGPVSLKSRHPVRITNRCSIFMELEVLQHYYGGRKIRDIARGINHAVAKRVAFLAQSLDMAPGFALTGGVSKNAGVAKSLEKILGVRFRPLKVDPQLMGALGAAVHAGVKAGVKDS, encoded by the coding sequence GTGTTTTATGCAGGTTGCGACGTCGGTTCTCTGACCGCCGAGGCCGTTATCATGGAGGACGGCCGTCTGCGTTCCTGGGCCATTCTGCCTGTTGGAGCGAGGACGGAAGAATCCGCGTATTCGGTAATGCAGCAGGCCTTGAAAGAGGCCGGCCTGACCATGGACGGCCTGGCCTTGATTTGCGCCACGGGCTACGGCCGAAAGAACATTCCTTTTGCCCAATTCAACTTAAGCGAAATTTCCTGTCACGGCATGGGCGCGCACTGGTGCGACCCAAGCATTCGAGCGGTCATTGACGTGGGCGGCCAGGATTGCAAGGCCATTTGCCTGGATAGGCAAGGCCGGGCCGTGGATTTTGTCATGAACGACAAATGCGCGGCCGGCACAGGGCGCAGCCTGGAGATCCTCGCCCGGGCCATCAACCTTGGGCTGGAAGATCTGGGGCCCGTGTCGTTGAAGTCGCGCCATCCGGTGAGGATCACCAATCGTTGCAGCATTTTCATGGAGTTGGAGGTTCTGCAGCATTATTACGGGGGGCGAAAAATCCGGGACATCGCCCGAGGCATCAATCATGCCGTAGCTAAGAGGGTGGCTTTTTTAGCGCAAAGCCTGGACATGGCGCCGGGGTTCGCCCTGACAGGCGGGGTTTCCAAAAACGCCGGGGTGGCCAAAAGCCTGGAAAAAATCCTGGGGGTTCGTTTTAGGCCCTTAAAGGTCGATCCTCAGTTGATGGGCGCCCTGGGCGCCGCGGTCCATGCAGGCGTCAAGGCAGGGGTAAAGGACTCATGA